The following are from one region of the Peromyscus leucopus breed LL Stock chromosome 18, UCI_PerLeu_2.1, whole genome shotgun sequence genome:
- the Llph gene encoding protein LLP homolog — translation MAKSLRSKWKRKMRAEKRKKNAPRELSRLKSILRVDGDALMKDVEDIATVVVPKQCQEKMQCEVDDEKDDTKMETELKRNKKTLLDQHGQYPVWMNQRQRKRLRAKREKKRGKSRAKAAKGLAW, via the exons ATGGCTAAAAGCTTACGGAGTAAGTGGAAACGGAAGATGcgggcagagaagagaaagaagaatgccCCACGGGAGCTCAGCAGACTTAAAAGTATTCTCAGAGTTGACGGTGATGCTCTGATGAAAGATGTCGAAGACATAGCAACTGTGGTGGTCCCCAAACAGTGCCAGGAGAAAATGCAATGTGAGGTGGACGACGAAAAGG atGACACAAAAATGGAGACTGAGCTGAAGAGAAACAAGAAGACTCTTCTAGACCAGCATGGACAGTACCCAGTGTGGATgaaccagaggcagaggaaaagacTGAGGgcgaagagagagaaaaaacggGGGAAAAGCAGAGCCAAGGCAGCGAAGGGCCTGGCCTGGTAG
- the LOC114693340 gene encoding basic salivary proline-rich protein 2-like produces the protein MSSIREPAPSPTPRPRSYPRIHGAAASGSRSPPGSLYSAPRTLGPPLPPSLNAVSTRGQQRRPGRTAGSSDPYSPLDPPPHPGGPRRCRQRGLRAPGDGSVKQPPIASNRRLSKEPRTWGGWRQPTGRAQAGQPQPRAGAAVTIPRLALPSPAPPGRGQGPQRRQGPRPVLRRRPRNCARGPRHSPEKHHGRARRAEDADRKPQALPPSGQGRRRRARPAGNPGRRGLGQPAPARAERLGLQNAEGVSCRERGVIHQAIPKAADRPRPAAGGPAWDNLTDTGYPRELTAQRPPS, from the exons ATGTCTTCTATAA GGGAGCCCGCACCGAGCCCCACACCACGCCCACGTTCGTACCCCCGCATTCACGGTGCTGCTGCGTCTGGAAGCCGCTCTCCTCCAGGCTCGCTCTACTCAGCACCTCGGACTCTTGggccacccctccctccctccctaaatGCAGTTTCCACCCGAGGCCAGCAGCGTCGCCCTGGGCGGACTGCAGGGTCGAGCGACCCTTACTCGCCGCtggatcccccaccccaccccgggggACCGCGGCGCTGCAGACAGCGCGGGCTGCGGGCGCCGGGGGACGGCTCGGTGAAGCAGCCTCCGATCGCCAGCAATCGCCGGCTGTCTAAGGAGCCCCGCACGTGGGGAGGGTGGCGGCAACCCACTGGGCGAGCCCAAGCCGGGCAGCCACAACCCCGAGCTGGCGCCGCCGTGACCATCCCGAGGCTCGCCCTCCCGAGCCCCGCACCGCCGGGCCGAGGCCAGGGGCCGCAGCGGAGGCAGGGTCCGAGGCCAGTCCTCCGCCGCCGGCCGCGAAACTGCGCCCGAGGCCCACGCCACTCACCGGAGAAACACCACGGACGGGCACGCCGCGCGGAGGACGCCGACCGGAAGCCCCAGGCACTTCCGCCTTCCGGCCAGGGCCGGCGCAGGCGCGCGCGGCCTGCCGGGAATCCTGGGAGGCGTGGTCTTGGGCAGCCCGCTCCTGCAAGAGCGGAGAGGCTGGGTTTGCAGAACGCGGAAGGGGTTTCCTGTCGGGAGAGAGGAGTTATACATCAAGCCATTCCCAAAGCCGCGGACCGGCCAAGGCCGGCGGCTGGGGGCCCTGCCTGGGACAACCTCACGGATACGGGATACCCAAGGGAACTAACTGCTCAGCGTCCACCATCCTAG